A DNA window from Magnetococcales bacterium contains the following coding sequences:
- a CDS encoding homoserine O-acetyltransferase: MTTTEPSHSHSVGIVQTRHAELFTDGSSALTLDCGASLAPVRVAYETYGRLNADKSNALLICHALSGNAHAAGRHKEDDRKPGWWDNFIGPGKPFDTDRFYVICSNNLGGCDGTTGPSSINPATGRPFGLQFPMITIGDMARLQKALIDHLGIPRLLAVAGGSMGGMIALQWALDYPDALRASIIIASTPRLSAQNIAFNAVARQAIMVDPGFNGGDYYGEGVPRPVNGLALARMVAHITYLSEKGLHEKFGRQLQDRRELSFGFERDFAVESYLHYQGSSFVNKFDANTYLYITKAMDYFDPFPDPETSAKRLQKVTARLLVISFDTDWRFDTSRSKELVKMLNWHQKNVTFEQFRSLHGHDAFLIEDPLYMESLSSFLKRLHQESRHPAAQITL; this comes from the coding sequence ATGACCACCACCGAGCCATCCCACTCCCACTCTGTCGGGATCGTGCAAACCAGGCACGCGGAACTCTTCACCGATGGTTCCAGCGCCCTGACCCTCGATTGCGGCGCCTCGTTGGCCCCGGTTCGGGTCGCCTACGAAACTTACGGTCGCCTCAACGCCGACAAAAGCAACGCGCTGCTGATCTGTCACGCCCTCTCCGGCAATGCCCACGCCGCCGGACGCCACAAAGAGGATGACCGCAAACCCGGCTGGTGGGACAACTTTATCGGTCCCGGCAAACCTTTCGATACCGATCGTTTCTATGTGATTTGCAGCAACAACCTGGGAGGTTGCGATGGGACCACGGGTCCATCCAGCATCAATCCGGCCACCGGACGCCCCTTTGGCCTGCAATTTCCCATGATCACCATCGGCGACATGGCCCGACTGCAAAAAGCCCTCATCGACCATCTGGGCATCCCCCGACTGCTGGCCGTGGCCGGCGGCTCCATGGGCGGCATGATCGCCTTGCAATGGGCGCTGGACTACCCGGATGCCCTGCGGGCCTCCATCATCATCGCCTCCACCCCCCGCCTGTCGGCCCAGAACATCGCCTTCAACGCCGTGGCCCGTCAGGCCATCATGGTGGATCCCGGTTTCAATGGCGGCGACTACTACGGCGAAGGGGTGCCCAGACCCGTCAACGGACTGGCCCTGGCCCGCATGGTGGCCCATATCACCTATCTATCGGAAAAAGGACTCCACGAAAAATTCGGACGCCAGTTGCAAGACAGGAGGGAACTCTCCTTCGGCTTCGAGCGGGATTTCGCCGTGGAAAGTTATTTGCATTATCAGGGATCGTCTTTCGTCAACAAGTTCGACGCCAATACCTACCTGTACATCACCAAGGCCATGGACTACTTCGATCCCTTCCCGGATCCGGAGACCTCCGCCAAACGACTGCAAAAGGTCACGGCCCGTCTGCTGGTGATCAGCTTCGACACCGACTGGCGCTTCGACACCTCCCGCTCCAAGGAACTGGTCAAGATGCTCAATTGGCATCAGAAAAACGTCACCTTCGAGCAGTTCCGCTCCCTGCACGGACACGACGCCTTTTTGATCGAAGATCCCCTCTACATGGAATCCTTAAGCTCGTTTCTCAAACGGCTCCACCAGGAATCCAGACACCCGGCAGCCCAAATCACCCTGTGA
- the flhA gene encoding flagellar biosynthesis protein FlhA produces MVPFFSRFKGLNDIVMAGGVMTVLAIMIIPVPSWLLDVFLSVNISLGIVILLTTVYVHRPLEFSSFPSVLLITTMFRLALNIATTRLILLHGAEGEGAAGEVIRSFGQFVVGGNPVVGMIIFGILVIINFVVITKGAGRIAEVAARFTLDKMPGKQMAIDADLNSGLISETEAKTRRREIEQESEFFGAMDGASKFVRGDAIAGIIITFINIIGGFIIGVGQHGLSAADSANIYTILTVGDGLVAQIPALVISTAAGFLVTRASSDENLGDHIGGQVTAQPRVILLSAGVLGLFALMPGMPTIPFALLAILMGGWAYFLFKRLETVELVTARKETARAQTEALVEEPIENFLALDLLRLDVGYGLISLVDESQQGTLLEKIRSIRKQFAADMGFVVPPIHIKDNLQFRPGEYAFMIRGVEVGRGELKPSQFLAMEGGAVSGRIDGYPTIEPAFGLPALWISAHDRERAEMMGYTVVDPATVLATHITELVHTHAHEMLNRQEVQNLLDLTAKSQPKLVEELIPHVITLGTLQKVLQGLLRERVSVRDMSTILETISDYARVVKQPSQLVELTRQALARSLVTRYLDEDGRLSALILGADAENLVNEAIVDGEYGSYLSLAPRAAGLLMVRIRESVDRIASQVQQPVIITGARARPFFKQAAEATLPHLAVLSQNEIPTNIPVHSLGTVTLS; encoded by the coding sequence ATGGTGCCATTCTTCAGTCGATTCAAGGGACTCAATGACATCGTCATGGCCGGTGGGGTCATGACGGTGTTGGCGATCATGATCATCCCCGTGCCCTCGTGGCTGTTGGATGTATTTTTGTCCGTCAACATCTCACTGGGTATCGTCATTCTTCTGACGACCGTTTATGTCCATCGGCCATTGGAGTTTTCCTCCTTTCCCAGTGTGTTGCTCATCACCACCATGTTCCGGCTGGCGCTGAACATCGCCACCACCCGTCTGATCCTGTTGCACGGCGCCGAGGGGGAAGGCGCGGCGGGTGAGGTGATCCGCTCGTTCGGCCAGTTCGTGGTCGGAGGCAATCCGGTGGTGGGTATGATCATCTTCGGCATTCTGGTGATCATCAACTTTGTGGTCATCACCAAAGGTGCCGGGCGTATCGCCGAAGTGGCGGCCCGTTTCACTTTGGACAAAATGCCGGGCAAACAGATGGCCATCGACGCGGATCTCAACTCGGGTCTCATTTCCGAGACCGAAGCCAAAACCCGCCGGCGTGAAATCGAACAGGAATCGGAATTCTTCGGAGCCATGGACGGTGCCTCGAAGTTCGTCCGTGGGGATGCGATCGCGGGCATCATCATCACCTTCATCAACATCATCGGTGGTTTCATCATCGGCGTGGGTCAGCATGGGCTGTCGGCGGCGGATTCGGCCAACATCTACACCATTTTGACCGTGGGTGACGGTCTGGTGGCGCAGATTCCGGCCCTGGTGATCTCCACCGCCGCCGGTTTTCTGGTGACCCGCGCCTCCTCGGACGAAAATCTCGGGGATCACATCGGTGGTCAGGTCACGGCCCAGCCCCGGGTGATCCTGTTGAGCGCCGGTGTGTTGGGACTGTTCGCCCTGATGCCGGGCATGCCCACGATTCCGTTCGCGCTGCTGGCCATCTTGATGGGCGGATGGGCCTATTTTCTCTTCAAGCGGCTGGAGACCGTGGAACTGGTCACGGCCCGCAAGGAGACCGCACGGGCGCAAACCGAGGCCCTGGTGGAAGAACCCATCGAAAATTTCCTCGCCCTGGACCTGCTGCGTCTGGATGTGGGCTATGGGTTGATCTCTTTGGTGGACGAGAGCCAACAGGGAACCTTGCTGGAAAAGATCCGTTCGATTCGCAAGCAGTTTGCCGCGGATATGGGCTTTGTGGTGCCGCCGATCCACATCAAGGACAATTTGCAGTTCAGACCCGGTGAGTATGCCTTCATGATCCGGGGTGTGGAAGTGGGTCGGGGCGAACTCAAGCCATCGCAGTTTCTGGCCATGGAAGGGGGCGCGGTCTCCGGACGGATCGACGGTTATCCGACCATCGAACCGGCTTTTGGTCTGCCGGCGTTGTGGATCTCCGCCCACGACCGGGAGCGGGCCGAAATGATGGGCTATACGGTGGTGGATCCGGCCACGGTGCTGGCCACCCACATCACGGAACTGGTCCACACCCATGCCCATGAGATGCTCAACCGTCAGGAGGTGCAAAACCTGTTGGATCTGACCGCCAAGAGCCAGCCCAAGCTGGTGGAGGAGTTGATCCCCCATGTGATCACTCTCGGAACGTTGCAGAAGGTCTTGCAGGGATTGTTGCGGGAACGGGTTTCGGTGCGGGACATGAGCACCATTTTGGAGACCATTTCCGATTATGCCCGGGTGGTCAAGCAGCCTTCCCAGTTGGTGGAGTTGACCCGTCAGGCATTGGCCCGTTCTCTGGTGACCCGTTATCTGGACGAGGATGGCCGCCTTTCGGCGTTGATTTTGGGGGCGGACGCGGAAAATCTGGTCAACGAGGCGATCGTGGACGGGGAGTATGGCTCTTATCTGTCGCTGGCGCCACGGGCCGCGGGTCTGCTGATGGTGCGCATCCGGGAATCCGTGGATCGCATCGCCTCTCAGGTGCAACAGCCGGTGATCATCACCGGTGCCCGGGCGCGGCCCTTTTTCAAGCAGGCGGCGGAGGCCACCTTGCCCCATTTGGCGGTGCTGTCGCAAAACGAAATTCCCACCAACATTCCGGTACACTCTCTTGGGACGGTGACGCTCTCGTAA